A portion of the Sporomusaceae bacterium FL31 genome contains these proteins:
- a CDS encoding ferrous iron transport protein B: MSTVVLVGNPNVGKSVIFNYLTGTYATVSNYPGTTVDILCGKARIGNQIYEVIDTPGLYSLIPLTEEEKVTRMLLSQKKSDVVIHVIDTKNIRRMLTITLQLLEAGLPVILDLNIIDEAKRAGVIINSVLLSEVLAIPVIETSAVKNIGLEDLKKAIRNYTNKKTIPIQYSKDIEDAIHSISCKLTKGYGLDTRMIALLLLANDHMVHEQVVKEETYPLIMKEISFLQNKYSSHLNYVIAQQRQAAIDNILKIVMVSCKQRQGDIFEKLGRYAREPITGIPILCIVLYFGLYQIVGKFGAGFLVDYIDKEIFAHLITPWVIYYTQHYVDVGWMQSLIVGEYGIFTLGVRYAMVIVLPIVGTFFLVFALLEDAGYLPRLAMLVDSLFKYFGLNGRAIIPITLGTGCGTMAVMVTRTLETKRERILATFLLALTIPCSAQLGVILSLLSHNSIALGIWSCYITFMFIIVGWGSAKLLPGARSNFYIEIPPLRLPMAKNIIKKAWFRMYWYFIEILPVFIFTSLVMWLLDYYNLLKVFIAMIDPLMARLGLPYEITPAFLLGFFRRDYGAAGLYDLSSRGLLSDNQLLVAAITLTLFVPCIAQLAVMIKERGFLLSIMMLLLIAGLAFASGWFVHQLLTFYSIAL, translated from the coding sequence ATGTCTACTGTCGTACTTGTTGGAAATCCAAATGTAGGGAAAAGCGTAATTTTCAATTATCTAACAGGAACTTATGCAACAGTCTCTAACTATCCAGGTACCACAGTGGATATTCTTTGTGGGAAAGCAAGGATTGGCAATCAAATATATGAAGTCATCGATACACCGGGATTGTACTCGCTGATACCATTAACTGAAGAAGAAAAGGTCACTCGAATGTTACTAAGCCAAAAAAAATCTGATGTTGTTATCCATGTGATAGATACAAAAAATATTCGCAGAATGCTAACAATAACTTTGCAGTTACTGGAAGCTGGGCTTCCAGTAATTCTAGACTTAAATATAATTGATGAAGCAAAACGTGCTGGAGTCATCATTAATTCAGTATTGCTGTCTGAGGTTTTGGCTATACCTGTTATCGAAACATCAGCAGTCAAGAATATCGGATTAGAAGATCTTAAAAAAGCAATAAGAAACTACACAAATAAAAAAACAATCCCGATCCAATACTCTAAGGATATCGAAGATGCAATTCATTCAATTAGTTGTAAATTAACAAAAGGATATGGTTTAGATACAAGAATGATAGCGCTGCTTTTATTGGCGAACGATCATATGGTTCACGAGCAAGTGGTAAAGGAAGAGACATATCCGCTTATTATGAAAGAAATCTCATTCCTTCAGAATAAATATTCATCGCATTTAAATTATGTAATAGCACAACAGCGCCAAGCTGCAATTGATAATATCCTGAAAATTGTCATGGTTAGCTGCAAACAAAGGCAAGGGGATATTTTTGAGAAGTTAGGTCGCTATGCCCGTGAACCAATTACTGGAATACCCATATTATGTATTGTATTGTATTTTGGTCTTTATCAAATTGTGGGGAAATTCGGTGCCGGATTCCTCGTCGACTATATTGATAAAGAAATTTTTGCACATCTGATTACACCTTGGGTAATCTATTATACGCAGCACTATGTTGATGTGGGGTGGATGCAATCGTTAATAGTTGGCGAGTATGGTATTTTTACACTGGGTGTTCGCTATGCCATGGTTATTGTTCTTCCTATTGTTGGTACATTTTTTCTTGTTTTCGCACTATTGGAAGACGCCGGATATTTACCGCGATTGGCTATGTTGGTTGACAGCCTGTTTAAATATTTTGGCTTAAATGGGCGAGCCATTATTCCAATTACTTTAGGAACGGGTTGTGGAACAATGGCTGTTATGGTTACTAGGACTTTGGAGACTAAGCGAGAAAGAATATTAGCAACTTTTCTATTAGCACTAACCATTCCCTGTTCTGCGCAGTTAGGGGTCATCTTATCATTGCTATCGCATAATAGTATTGCGTTAGGGATATGGTCATGTTATATAACCTTTATGTTTATAATCGTCGGATGGGGAAGTGCGAAGCTATTACCTGGCGCTCGTAGTAATTTTTATATTGAAATTCCACCATTAAGATTACCTATGGCAAAAAATATTATCAAAAAGGCTTGGTTTCGTATGTATTGGTATTTTATTGAAATCCTGCCAGTTTTTATTTTTACCAGCCTAGTCATGTGGTTGCTTGATTACTACAATTTGTTGAAGGTATTCATTGCGATGATAGATCCTTTAATGGCAAGGTTAGGCCTGCCTTATGAGATAACACCTGCTTTTCTATTGGGATTTTTCAGACGCGACTATGGGGCCGCAGGTCTATATGATCTAAGCAGTCGTGGGCTTTTATCAGATAATCAGCTTCTAGTAGCAGCTATAACATTAACATTATTTGTTCCTTGTATAGCGCAGCTCGCTGTCATGATTAAAGAGCGCGGGTTTCTTTTATCCATAATGATGCTCCTGCTTATTGCCGGTCTGGCTTTTGCTTCTGGTTGGTTTGTTCATCAACTATTAACCTTTTATTCGATTGCATTGTAA
- a CDS encoding disulfide oxidoreductase, whose product MSITKDMSIIEIVQKYPQTVDVFRKFGMGCLGCSAARFENVEQGASAHGIDIEALITDLNKAVKGESGCGCGCGCDK is encoded by the coding sequence ATGAGTATCACTAAAGATATGAGCATTATTGAAATTGTACAAAAATATCCGCAAACGGTCGATGTATTCCGCAAATTTGGCATGGGGTGCTTAGGTTGTTCAGCTGCGCGTTTTGAAAACGTTGAACAAGGCGCTTCCGCCCATGGTATCGATATCGAAGCCCTTATCACGGATTTAAATAAAGCTGTAAAAGGCGAATCAGGCTGCGGTTGCGGCTGCGGTTGCGATAAATAA
- a CDS encoding prolyl-tRNA synthetase produces the protein MPLQRVQLFLAQYPDLKVILFDSCTHTSEMAAATLGVAVGQIAKTLVFIADGNPLLIVTCGDKRVDSKKMAKALNVRKVKFANAETVQEVTGFAPGGVSPIGLLNVIPIYLDISLFQYQTVYTAAGTANSSLPVDPKQLLTITSGTVIDVC, from the coding sequence ATGCCGCTTCAGCGTGTACAGTTATTTTTAGCACAATATCCTGATCTTAAAGTTATCTTATTTGATAGTTGTACTCATACTTCAGAAATGGCTGCCGCAACTTTAGGGGTTGCAGTTGGCCAAATTGCCAAAACTCTGGTGTTTATAGCAGATGGAAATCCATTGCTTATTGTGACGTGCGGGGATAAGCGAGTTGATAGCAAAAAGATGGCTAAGGCTCTAAATGTACGAAAAGTAAAGTTTGCTAATGCTGAAACTGTTCAGGAAGTGACCGGTTTTGCACCAGGGGGAGTATCGCCAATCGGCCTATTAAATGTTATTCCTATTTATTTAGATATAAGTCTATTTCAATATCAAACAGTATATACGGCTGCTGGAACTGCGAATTCGTCTTTGCCTGTTGATCCTAAGCAGTTGCTCACGATAACGTCAGGAACTGTAATCGATGTGTGTTGA
- the mraZ gene encoding transcriptional regulator MraZ: MLMGEYLHTIDNKGRIILPAKLRDELGASFILTKGLDNCLFVYSKEEWAILENKLKQLPLAKPEARAFVRFFFAGAAEAECDKQGRVLLPVNLREYAKLDKDVVVIGVSNRVELWSKDAWDKYNEEVSPAVTQIAEELANLGI; the protein is encoded by the coding sequence ATGTTGATGGGGGAATATCTACATACTATCGATAATAAAGGCCGCATTATACTACCTGCTAAGCTGCGGGATGAGTTAGGCGCAAGTTTTATTTTGACCAAAGGCTTAGATAATTGTTTATTTGTATACAGCAAAGAAGAATGGGCTATTCTAGAAAATAAGTTGAAACAATTACCCTTAGCAAAGCCAGAAGCAAGAGCTTTTGTAAGATTCTTTTTTGCTGGCGCAGCTGAGGCCGAATGTGATAAACAAGGTAGAGTTTTACTACCAGTCAATCTTCGTGAATATGCGAAATTAGATAAAGATGTTGTTGTTATCGGCGTATCAAACAGAGTGGAACTATGGAGTAAGGATGCGTGGGATAAATATAATGAGGAAGTAAGCCCTGCAGTAACCCAGATTGCTGAAGAACTCGCAAATTTGGGAATATAG
- the rsmH gene encoding ribosomal RNA small subunit methyltransferase H, with product MEFHHVSVLMEEAVAALITNPDGIYIDCTLGGSGHARRIVDQLSSKGRFIGIDQDPAAITVGKERLSGAACQVDIINNNFSNITQILAELNIDFVDGILFDLGVSSHQLDVAERGFSYMQDAPLDMRMNPHSDFSAFDVVNRYSEEQLTNIIYEYGEERWAKRIAKLIVETRQTQEITTTGQLVDAIKRAIPAAARREGPHPAKRTFQAIRIEVNNELGMLRDVFISASNHLKPGGRLCIITFHSLEDRIAKQTIQSLAKACICPPKMPVCICQNKAKLKALGKPILPSDSEVNDNPRARSAKLRIAEKL from the coding sequence GTGGAATTTCATCATGTCAGCGTACTTATGGAAGAAGCAGTAGCTGCATTGATTACAAACCCGGATGGGATTTATATTGACTGCACTCTAGGCGGGAGTGGTCATGCGAGGCGTATTGTCGATCAACTAAGTTCGAAGGGGCGCTTTATTGGCATTGACCAAGACCCGGCTGCCATAACAGTTGGCAAGGAAAGATTATCAGGTGCTGCTTGCCAAGTTGATATCATCAACAATAATTTTAGTAATATTACTCAGATTTTAGCTGAGCTTAATATTGACTTTGTGGATGGTATATTATTTGATTTAGGAGTTTCATCCCATCAGTTGGATGTTGCCGAACGTGGTTTTTCTTATATGCAGGATGCGCCTTTGGATATGAGAATGAATCCGCATAGTGATTTTTCAGCATTTGATGTTGTTAATCGGTATAGTGAAGAACAATTGACTAATATTATTTACGAATATGGAGAAGAACGCTGGGCTAAAAGAATTGCTAAATTGATTGTAGAAACTCGGCAAACCCAAGAGATTACTACGACTGGGCAGCTTGTAGATGCAATAAAGCGGGCAATACCAGCGGCAGCTAGAAGAGAGGGGCCTCATCCTGCCAAAAGGACTTTCCAGGCTATTCGTATCGAAGTAAATAACGAATTGGGTATGCTGCGTGATGTTTTTATCAGTGCTAGCAACCATCTAAAGCCAGGCGGACGATTGTGCATCATTACGTTTCATTCGCTTGAAGACCGTATAGCAAAACAAACCATACAGTCTCTTGCAAAGGCCTGCATTTGTCCACCCAAAATGCCAGTCTGTATTTGTCAAAATAAAGCAAAGCTAAAAGCACTTGGCAAGCCGATTTTACCGTCGGATAGTGAAGTAAATGATAATCCTCGTGCTCGTAGTGCGAAATTGCGAATTGCCGAAAAGTTGTAA
- the ftsL gene encoding cell division protein FtsL: protein MLVSRKQEWDVYQEELAPAIPTSKPSVDTALRAKCLTVVVLLAIIAMFITIRSEAIIRAGYDLVQFKAQLIKAEKENELLRLDIAKLKSPQRIQSIATTELGMVVPPTIYCAANSEKTTPSNPVENTGDQSLWGSLKNALKAGKAEASKGY from the coding sequence ATGTTAGTAAGTAGAAAGCAAGAATGGGATGTTTATCAAGAAGAGCTCGCCCCTGCAATTCCCACTAGCAAGCCAAGTGTAGATACTGCTTTGCGCGCAAAGTGTCTGACGGTAGTTGTTTTACTTGCTATCATTGCGATGTTTATTACAATTAGAAGTGAAGCAATTATAAGAGCTGGTTACGATTTGGTTCAGTTTAAAGCTCAGTTAATTAAAGCAGAAAAAGAAAATGAACTTTTACGCTTGGATATAGCTAAGTTAAAATCCCCTCAACGAATTCAATCCATCGCAACGACTGAATTAGGTATGGTTGTACCTCCAACTATTTACTGTGCTGCAAATAGTGAAAAGACTACTCCAAGTAATCCTGTTGAGAATACAGGGGATCAGAGCCTATGGGGCAGCCTGAAGAATGCATTAAAGGCTGGGAAAGCGGAGGCCAGTAAAGGATATTAA
- a CDS encoding stage V sporulation protein D, protein MASATHVTIRKRVTIFFLFISVIMIGLGCRLMYLQFYRSGWLTENAIDQRIRDIPVEAKRGIIYDRIGREMAVSISTESVYAIPAEIRNADETAAKLAAILALDADKLAPKLKKRQAFTWIKRKIDDDAAREVKKLNLPGIGLTQEGRRYYPHDNLAAHILGFTGIDSQGLDGVEMTFDQYLRGRPGSIVVEYDARGREIPYASHRFVPPTDGNNVYLTIDLVIQQIIERELEKVMQETQAKAATIIVMQPQTGEILALANRPDYNPNKFAEYPSKLWRNVAVSNAYEPGSTFKILTTTAVLGDKVVNLDERFFDPGGIEVQGRTIHCWKHGGHGSQSFREVVENSCNTGFVTVGLRLGKDPFYKYLEDFGLGKLTGIDLPGESKGIMIDQTKATPINIATMSMGQSIAVTPIQLVNAVSTVSNNGQRTRPQIVREIRNKNNEMIRGFQADVQNQVVDPAIAQQVKDVLESVVANGTGRNAFIEGYRIAGKTGTAQKVGAGGYVPGKYVASFAGFAPADDPQVAMLVVIDEPVGLYYGGQIAAPVFGAVMKDILQYLKVTPNSMESIKGNVQAEHVAVPNLINLLVPDAIKELQKFNLNARVEETGERIADQIPKPGSRLPQGSNVLLYTLTPRYESGQITVPDCQGRSLSEASEILAEVGLAIKPVGEGKIAVKQDPIPGSKVVSGTTITIFFD, encoded by the coding sequence TTGGCGTCAGCAACGCATGTTACCATAAGAAAAAGAGTGACTATATTTTTTCTTTTTATTTCGGTAATAATGATTGGATTAGGTTGTCGACTCATGTATCTCCAGTTTTACCGCAGCGGCTGGCTAACTGAAAACGCTATTGATCAGCGAATTCGGGATATTCCTGTAGAGGCTAAACGCGGTATTATTTATGACCGTATTGGAAGAGAAATGGCAGTAAGCATCAGTACAGAATCAGTTTATGCAATTCCTGCAGAAATACGTAACGCCGATGAGACAGCAGCCAAATTGGCTGCTATTTTAGCGTTAGATGCTGATAAACTAGCACCTAAACTGAAAAAAAGGCAAGCTTTTACTTGGATAAAACGGAAAATTGATGACGATGCAGCACGTGAAGTCAAGAAACTCAATCTGCCAGGTATTGGACTAACTCAGGAAGGCCGTAGGTATTATCCTCATGATAATTTGGCTGCCCATATACTAGGTTTTACCGGGATTGACAGCCAAGGGCTCGATGGTGTCGAAATGACATTTGATCAATACTTACGCGGCCGCCCAGGCAGTATTGTTGTCGAGTATGATGCTAGAGGACGTGAAATACCTTATGCAAGTCATCGCTTTGTTCCCCCAACAGACGGGAATAATGTTTACTTAACAATCGATTTAGTCATTCAGCAAATTATTGAACGGGAATTAGAAAAAGTTATGCAGGAGACTCAGGCAAAAGCTGCAACAATCATCGTTATGCAGCCCCAAACTGGTGAAATCTTAGCATTAGCCAATAGGCCAGACTATAATCCTAATAAATTTGCTGAATATCCATCAAAACTATGGCGGAATGTTGCTGTTTCAAACGCTTACGAACCTGGATCCACCTTCAAAATATTGACTACGACTGCAGTGCTTGGTGATAAGGTGGTCAATCTTGATGAGCGTTTTTTTGATCCAGGCGGAATTGAAGTGCAGGGACGAACAATCCATTGTTGGAAACATGGCGGGCATGGCAGTCAGAGTTTTCGCGAAGTTGTCGAAAACTCATGCAACACAGGCTTTGTTACGGTTGGATTGAGATTAGGCAAGGATCCTTTTTATAAATATTTGGAGGATTTCGGGTTAGGCAAATTGACCGGTATTGATTTACCTGGTGAATCTAAAGGAATTATGATTGATCAAACTAAAGCTACACCGATCAATATTGCTACAATGTCAATGGGGCAGAGCATTGCTGTGACACCGATTCAATTGGTTAATGCTGTTTCTACTGTATCAAACAACGGACAGAGAACCAGGCCTCAAATTGTCCGGGAAATCCGTAATAAAAATAATGAAATGATTCGAGGATTTCAGGCTGATGTTCAAAATCAGGTTGTTGATCCAGCCATTGCACAACAAGTAAAAGATGTGCTTGAGAGTGTTGTTGCAAATGGGACTGGTAGAAATGCCTTTATTGAGGGCTATCGAATTGCCGGTAAAACTGGTACTGCCCAAAAGGTTGGGGCAGGTGGCTATGTTCCGGGGAAATATGTTGCCTCTTTTGCTGGCTTTGCTCCGGCAGATGATCCACAAGTTGCAATGCTAGTTGTTATTGACGAACCTGTTGGATTGTACTATGGCGGCCAAATTGCGGCTCCTGTTTTCGGTGCAGTGATGAAAGATATTCTACAGTATTTGAAAGTTACACCTAATTCGATGGAGAGCATAAAAGGGAATGTGCAGGCAGAACATGTTGCTGTTCCTAATCTAATTAACCTGCTTGTTCCTGATGCAATCAAAGAATTACAAAAGTTTAATCTAAATGCCAGAGTTGAGGAAACGGGAGAACGGATTGCAGATCAAATACCTAAGCCGGGCAGCCGGCTGCCACAAGGATCTAATGTACTATTATATACACTAACACCCCGATATGAATCAGGGCAGATTACGGTACCAGATTGTCAGGGGCGTTCACTCAGTGAAGCTTCAGAGATATTAGCAGAAGTAGGTTTAGCTATAAAACCAGTTGGTGAAGGTAAAATCGCTGTTAAACAAGATCCAATTCCCGGAAGTAAAGTAGTTTCGGGGACTACCATTACAATTTTCTTTGATTGA